Proteins from a genomic interval of Gossypium hirsutum isolate 1008001.06 chromosome A09, Gossypium_hirsutum_v2.1, whole genome shotgun sequence:
- the LOC107888471 gene encoding protein DETOXIFICATION 41: MGSEEQRPLLRISELSSDAIEEVFESGDGGGGVGWWVRLVAWESRILWLLSGASIVVSVFNYMLTFVTLMFTGHLSALELAGASIASVGIQGLAYGIMLGMASAVQTVCGQAYGAKKYAAMGIICQRAIVLHIGASVILTFLYWYSDTILQAIGQSASIAEQGQVFARGLIPQLYAFAISCPMQRFLQAQNIVNPLAYISVGVFLLHILLTWLAVDVLGYGLLGASLTLSLSWWILTILNGLYIVLSPSCKETWTGLSSKAFKGIWPYFKITAASAVMLCLEIWYNQGLVLISGLLPNAAIALDSISICMNYWNWDINFVLGFSAAASVRVSNELGAGHPKLTKFSVIVVNATSIFISTVFTAIVIICRSLLIKAFSSDAEVIEAGSSLIPLLAISIFLNGIQPILSGVAIGSGWQHIVAYVNLTTYYIIGLPIGCVLGFKLGLGVEGIWWGMVVGVLLQTITLIILTARTNWDLEVEKAADRLRKSANEETLQLIAD; this comes from the exons ATGGGTTCAGAGGAACAGCGGCCATTGCTACGAATATCAGAATTATCATCGGATGCGATCGAAGAGGTGTTTGAAAGTGGTGACGGCGGCGGAGGAGTAGGGTGGTGGGTGAGGCTTGTTGCGTGGGAATCGAGGATTTTGTGGTTGTTATCAGGGGCATCCATAGTTGTCTCTGTTTTTAATTATATGCTCACTTTTGTCACCTTAATGTTCACTGGTCATCTGAGTGCATTGGAATTGGCTGGTGCTTCTATTGCTAGTGTTGGAATTCAAGGTCTTGCTTATGGGATTATG TTGGGCATGGCGAGTGCGGTACAGACCGTGTGTGGCCAAGCATACGGTGCCAAGAAATACGCAGCCATGGGGATCATTTGCCAAAGAGCAATTGTATTACACATAGGAGCCTCAGTTATCCTAACATTCCTCTATTGGTATTCGGACACCATCCTTCAAGCAATAGGTCAATCGGCAAGTATAGCAGAGCAAGGCCAAGTTTTCGCCCGTGGTTTAATCCCTCAACTTTACGCATTCGCCATAAGTTGCCCCATGCAAAGGTTCCTTCAAGCTCAAAACATAGTGAATCCTTTGGCTTATATCTCCGTTGGGGTATTTTTGCTCCACATTCTTCTTACTTGGCTTGCCGTTGATGTATTGGGATATGGTCTTCTTGGGGCATCTTTGACATTAAGTCTTTCATGGTGGATTCTTACTATTCTTAATGGACTTTACATTGTTTTAAGTCCTTCCTGTAAAGAGACTTGGACTGGTTTGTCTTCTAAAGCTTTTAAAGGGATTTGGCCTTATTTCAAGATTACTGCTGCTTCTGCTGTTATGCTTTG CTTGGAGATATGGTATAACCAAGGACTGGTGCTTATATCTGGTCTTCTTCCTAATGCAGCAATTGCACTAGACTCCATTTCTATTTG CATGAACTACTGGAACTGGGATATCAACTTTGTTTTAGGCTTTAGTGCAGCAGCCAG TGTGCGAGTGAGTAATGAGCTAGGGGCAGGGCATCCCAAGCTGACCAAATTTTCAGTCATAGTAGTGAATGCTACCAGCATTTTCATTAGTACAGTTTTCACTGCCATTGTTATCATATGTCGATCCCTATTAATCAAAGCTTTCTCAAGCGACGCTGAAGTTATAGAAGCTGGTTCCAGTTTGATTCCATTGCTTGCCATCTCCATTTTCTTGAATGGAATTCAGCCCATTCTCTCAG GAGTGGCCATTGGGAGTGGATGGCAACATATAGTAGCATATGTCAACCTCACTACATATTACATTATTGGTCTTCCAATTGGATGTGTTCTTGGATTCAAATTAGGCTTAGGAGTAGAA GGTATATGGTGGGGGATGGTAGTTGGGGTTCTTCTACAAACAATAACTCTAATCATTCTCACTGCCAGAACAAACTGGGACTTGGAG GTTGAAAAAGCTGCAGATCGGTTGAGGAAATCAGCCAATGAAGAGACATTACAATTGATTGCTGATTAG